In one Steroidobacteraceae bacterium genomic region, the following are encoded:
- a CDS encoding heparan-alpha-glucosaminide N-acetyltransferase domain-containing protein produces MSLSNSGHGILAQWERAAMAGMTATVTPELLIADASARSQSAIRHRLQSIDALRGFVMVVMLLDHVRENWFLHWQVSDPVDAMTVDPGLFFTRLTSTICAPVFVFLTGTGAYLYSVNHSRKDTVLYLVKRGLFLMVLDVTLMTLAWTTKWPPTIWLQVIWCIGVAMIALAVLMYLPRGALVALGLAIVCGHNLLDGIRLSPDDAFYVPWAMLHQRDLIALPFGAVARTSYPVLAWIGVIALGFCVGPWFDRQIDAAGRQRRLILIGITMLVAFILLRALNGYGDKPWVHTGDTLRTVMSFLALTKYPPSLLFLLATLGLGAILLALFERSEHSKWIQVLAVFGAAPLFFYVFHIYALRALYHGAYLIWGPNHGAVYGVDSLGWVWVWYLALLVPLYYPTAWFARLKARRRDLAWLRYL; encoded by the coding sequence ATGTCATTGTCAAATAGTGGCCACGGTATTCTGGCGCAGTGGGAGCGAGCCGCCATGGCCGGTATGACGGCTACTGTGACACCCGAATTGTTAATTGCGGACGCAAGTGCCCGATCGCAGAGCGCCATTCGGCATCGTCTGCAAAGCATTGACGCGCTACGCGGCTTCGTCATGGTCGTCATGTTGCTCGATCACGTGCGCGAGAACTGGTTCCTGCACTGGCAAGTCTCTGACCCTGTCGATGCAATGACCGTGGATCCGGGGCTTTTCTTCACGCGCCTGACCAGCACAATCTGTGCGCCAGTCTTCGTCTTCCTGACCGGTACCGGGGCCTATCTATATAGTGTCAACCACAGTCGCAAGGACACCGTACTGTATCTGGTCAAACGCGGTCTCTTTCTGATGGTGCTCGATGTCACGCTGATGACCCTGGCCTGGACGACCAAGTGGCCGCCGACCATCTGGTTGCAGGTGATCTGGTGCATTGGCGTGGCAATGATCGCCCTTGCTGTCCTGATGTATTTGCCGCGAGGCGCACTGGTTGCGCTCGGACTGGCAATCGTCTGCGGCCACAACCTGCTGGATGGTATTCGACTGTCACCGGATGATGCCTTTTATGTGCCCTGGGCAATGTTGCACCAACGTGACCTGATCGCCCTGCCCTTTGGCGCCGTGGCCCGCACGAGCTATCCGGTACTGGCGTGGATTGGTGTCATTGCGCTTGGTTTTTGCGTTGGCCCCTGGTTTGACCGACAGATCGATGCGGCCGGGCGGCAGCGCCGCCTCATCTTGATTGGAATTACCATGCTGGTCGCGTTCATCCTGTTACGGGCGCTCAATGGCTACGGTGACAAGCCCTGGGTACATACGGGTGATACCTTGCGCACGGTGATGAGTTTCCTGGCCTTGACCAAATACCCGCCGTCGCTGTTGTTCCTCCTGGCAACGCTTGGACTCGGCGCCATTCTGCTCGCGCTGTTCGAGCGCTCGGAGCACTCGAAGTGGATTCAGGTACTCGCGGTATTTGGTGCGGCACCCTTGTTCTTCTACGTATTTCACATCTACGCACTGCGCGCTCTCTATCATGGCGCCTACCTGATTTGGGGCCCGAATCACGGCGCCGTCTATGGCGTCGATAGTCTCGGTTGGGTGTGGGTCTGGTACCTGGCGCTGCTGGTGCCGTTGTACTACCCCACCGCCTGGTTCGCGCGACTGAAAGCACGTCGTAGGGATCTCGCGTGGCTCAGATACCTGTGA